The stretch of DNA GCCGACCGGCGGGCGGGTGAGCTGGGCGGCGCCTTGCAGCGCCGCGGGGCGACCGTCCGCTATGCCCCGGCGCTGAGCATGGTGCCCAACGACAGCGACGCGCTGCTCGTCGCCGCGACGCGTGAGCTGCTCGCGGCACCTCCGGACATCGCCGTGGTGACCACCGGCATCGGCTTCCGCGCCTGGGTCGAGGCCGCGGACGCGATCGGTCTGGCCGAGCCGCTGCTGGCGACGCTGCGACGTGCGCGCCTCGTCGCCCGCGGACCCAAGGCGCGCGGCGCGATCCAGGCCGCCGGCCTCCAGGCGGACTGGGTGGCGGAGTCGGAGACCTCGGCGGAGATCGCCGAGGTGCTGCTCGACGAGGGCGTCGCGGGGCTGCGGGTCGCGGTGCAGCACCACGGCAGCGGTGCCGACGGTCTCGACGAGGCGTTCACCGCTGCCGGTGCCCACGTGCAGAGCCTCGTCGTCTACCGCTGGGGACCCCCGCCCGACCCGGCAGCGCTCGAGGCCTCCGTCCGTGCCGCGGCTGCCGGTGAGCTCGACACGGTGGTCTTCACCTCGGCACCCGGCTGCGCGGCGTGGCTCGCCGCCGCCGACGCCGCCGGGGTGGACGCGGCGCTGCGCGGCCAGTTCGAGGCCGGAGCCCTGGTGGCCGCCGCCGTCGGCCCGATCACC from Cellulomonas sp. NTE-D12 encodes:
- a CDS encoding uroporphyrinogen-III synthase, with amino-acid sequence MTDHLDPTLAGCTMLVTADRRAGELGGALQRRGATVRYAPALSMVPNDSDALLVAATRELLAAPPDIAVVTTGIGFRAWVEAADAIGLAEPLLATLRRARLVARGPKARGAIQAAGLQADWVAESETSAEIAEVLLDEGVAGLRVAVQHHGSGADGLDEAFTAAGAHVQSLVVYRWGPPPDPAALEASVRAAAAGELDTVVFTSAPGCAAWLAAADAAGVDAALRGQFEAGALVAAAVGPITARPLLDRGVEPLIPSRGRLGALVRTIVDHYGGVQTLETAAGRLQMRRRAAVLDGRVLALSPTGIELLRLLADAGGDVVTPAQVLQSLPGESTDVHAAEVAIARLRQATGSRELVRTVVKRGYRLAVVDGQEDR